The sequence GAAATATTGTTTGCTTTTGTCTAAATCATCCAGCTTACTGAGACTTGCATCTTTACACACCTTACTAGTAGACACTCTCTCtattttcgatgtgggattgGGTTCATTTCTACCTATGGTCATTCTTTAGGGCTGATTTTTGCTCAGTTTCCACCACCACGTCACCCCTCTAGACCGGATCATTATATCGAATCCTCTGAATGTTGAAACCATTTATTGGAAGAGTTTTTATGTTGCTTATCTTACATTAGCTCGCTATGTTGGCCAAGAGTAGTCTTTAAAAATGTGCCAACTCTCTGCATTTGGGGTGAGTTAGGTGAAGTTCCTTAAGACTTTATCCCGAATGAGGTCCTTCCCGGATCAAATCCAGCTTGGCCCTAACCAAATAAAGTATATTTATCTCTTACTTAATATTGAGTGAAGCTTGAAGCTTTAGATATGGCAGACTTATAATATAAAACGAACCGAAATTAGAGTATGAAACTTGAGTGCAGAAGTCCTGTTTCTTGCTTTCTTATTCCTGCTGTTATTTTTCATATGCTTAGCAAGCAAACTGCTCAATTCtctaaatcatttgaattttcGTTTCTCAGGATAGGAACAATTTATGGGAGACTTGTGTCAGTATGTTAATGGAGATATAACGGATTGGCATTCAACAGTATGTACTGACTTTTGTCTCTCGTTTACGATATGAAATTCTTGATGTTTATCTTTCGTGACCATATGTATTCTCTTCCTTTGTATTGAAGTCACACCTGGTGGGGCTTGCATCAAGTGAATATTATCTTTCAGAAAAAGACCAAAGAAACCAGGTATTGAGACCAATCCTATGCACATGTTCAATTTTTCATATACTTCAGACATTCATGAACATTAAACTTTTGCTGGTCATGGAAAGTTTTCTTGATGTACAATGATATGAATTAGTGCGTATTACTGCTTTGAACACAGATTGACTAAGTTATGGATCTGCTGCTTTATAAGAGTTGTACTATGCACTATTGTAATGAAGTATGAAACACGGATCAACGACGTAACTTTTGTTGATGGATGaattctttttatgctttaAACTCAAATTGTTGGCTGCCAAGTTCTAGACAAGTTTGATACGAAAACAAATTTCGCGCATCTAATTCTATCTCCTCTTATCAGGCAGTTTTTGCCAATTATGATGCTGTGAGTAATACAAGTCTTCATGCTGATTCTTTTGGAATTTGCTCATCAGTGGATAGTTTTATCACCCATCTGGTGAATCTGACCGCTTATTTAATGCATCGATTCATTCGTTTTATTGGTGAGTTCTATATTTTGATCATATTTTCTCAATTAGCTCCAACTCccttttatttgtttatttccATTTAAATCAGCTCAGTTTTAGTTTAATCCATTAAGttctttactcagtttcagttcatTTAACTTGCCATTCCGGAAATTAATGGCTGCATTGAcacaaaattgtttaatttgTAATTGAGCAACCGAATTGCTgcatttaacattttttttccacACAGAGGATCTTGCTCTTCAAGATATCAATGGATGCTCGGAAAATTTGGAGCCCCATCCCTCTGCTCTACATTCCAGATCTTTCAGCAACAACACTTGTAAATGTGATGGAGAAGGATGTACATCATCTCCTAGGTATTGTACAGATGATACGAGCTCTGAAGTCCATGATGGAAGAGCCTTGGATATTGGAGAAGAATTACTTGTAGATACAACATATGAAATTATACAAACCAGCCAAACTCAACGAGGCATCTGCATTGTTACCCAAGGGTATTATATGTTTTCAATGAATTTCTCTATAATACTTCACAATGCCGATAAACCGAATTTGTCTTTCTTTCTAGTTTTCAATATGGAATTCCTATGATATATGATATCCATAAAAATTTATCACTAGCTGAAGTTCTTTTAATATCCGGTGTGTCTTGAATCCCGTTCTGTTCTTTTATTGACACGTTTTTGATATCTTGATTACAATATCTTATTATCTGTTTGTATCATGAGTATCTGATTGTTAATCTTCGAATTCAATGCACTATGTGAGATCAGTAGTATACATGTAATATGGAACTGCTATCTTCTGTGAAGATTCCTTCCACATACTCTTGGTCATGCCTTGTTTCGTTTCATTTTGTGTCCGTTTTTTCTTTGCATTCCGTGACAAGATTGCTTCGACCATATGTAGGTTGATGCTCCCATTTTTTGGTATTAAACTTGCCTGGAGATTGGCATTAGCCTCCTTGAGATGTCCATTCTATTGCATCAGATGTGCTCAAGCTGAAGTTCGAAGGTAAAGAAAGTAATTAGTTTTGAATTTTGAGATTGCCTTGAATTTTTTTCAAACGGATCGCTCAATACCCTATCGCTTCATCCGGAAGGAAGGATAACAGTACATTATGTTTTCACTACATGAGCTGAACTTATGTTTTCTCCTGGTTTATcagctttatttattttcatttggCTCCTCCAGTCTTAAATCTCGAGTACATAAAACGCTGCTTGGCTCATCTGATGATATTGGTTGGTTGCAACATACACCTGGAATGGCTCCTACGCAGGATGGTACAGCTAAATTTTTAGAGCTGCTTGAAAACATTAGGTatcgaaaaataaaatttattttcccTGATTAACAATGCTTTTAACCTTGTACAACATGTCAATTTATTGCTCCTTCTGTGAACCATTACTTCcatttttaggtttatttgatcatttcaTTGAATGCTCGGAATTTCGGATGTTTGCTATATTTGTTATTTGCAATGGATCTTTTGACACTGTTGTGTTTAATGCTTTAGGAATGGAGAGCAAACACTTCCCAATTCATTTGTTTATCTATTAGTACCAGGTACAGAAACATCAGTACACTTATGATCATCTCTGGAATGATTTCTATTGATTTGGATTCGGCAACCAAAGTCCGTTTAATGCGAGTTTTTACCTTTGTCAGGGCTTTTTAGTAACCTTGGTCCCTTGTATTTTGTGAGCACGAAGAGATTCTTTTCTAAGATGGGTCTAGCTTGTCACATTGCAAAAATTCATAGTGAGGTAATTAATGTTACTTGATGATTATGTGCGCAGAGAATGTGAAAACAAATTGCGTTATCAAAAAATAGTTCATCTTTCTGTTTTTCGGCTTATAGATAATGTAAAATAGTCCCGTCGTATATATTTTAATGAATCATGTTGTGGATGTTTGTCTTTCTATATGAAGGCATCAGTCGAGCACAATGCACGTGAACTGAAGCATTACATCGAGGAACTTTACTGGGGTTCCGGGAAACGTGTAATGCTGCTTGGACACAGCAAAGGTGGGGTTGATGCTGCAGCTGCTTTGGCATTATACTGGTCCGACTTGAAAAATAAAGTTGCGGGACTGGCACTTGTTCAAAGTCCCTATGGTGGAACCCCTCTAGCTTCTGATATTCTCCGTGATGGCCAGATAGCTGACAAAGAAACACGGAAGATCATGGAGTTTTTGATATGCAAGCTCATAAAGGTATTTGTTTCCCAAAATGGCTAGCTGGTACATTCAGGTTTCGGACATGACAATCATTTGTCTCCTTACTTTTCGTAATATATCAAATTCGTTATCGTGATGTAGGGCGACATTAGAGCATTGGAAGATCTCACGTACGACAAGCGGAGGGAGTTCATCATGAAGCACAAGCTCCCGGAAGAAATACCTATTGTCTCGTTCCATTCAGAAGCAAGCATCGGCCCTGGTGTCCTTGCTACAATGTCACAAGTAGCTCAAGCCGAACTTCCTTGGCTTCCCCTTTCGATACTAGGAGTTTCGGAGGCTGATGATACTCTTCAGGTAGGATGCCAGGTGCCTGTAGTGATGCCACTATCGGCTGCCATGGCTGTGTGTGCACTCCACTTGCAGCTAAGGTATGGTGAAAAGAGTGATGGATTAGTTACTCGGTGTGATGCTGAAGTTCCCGGTTCAGTCGTGGTCCGACCGGACAAGAAACTTGACCATGCTTGGATGGTTTTATCTTCACTTAAAAAGGATCCGAATGAGCCTGATTGCAGTGAAATGTGTCAAGCTCTTCTGACCATGCTTGTAGAGCTTGGCAAGATTAAGGAAAGTGATTCAGAAAACACTGGCTTAAGTGAGTGATTGAAATTTCAGACCCATTTTCTGCCAGAATATATTGAGAATAAATAAATTTTCTATgcatttatttgaatttttttgccTCAACTGCTATGTATTGAAAAATTTCAGTAAGTTTTAAATGGCATTATTGTTTTTGGCATTTTATATAACTCTGATTAGATATACAAAGTTTTCTCCTTATTAAATACTCCATCTGTATGTCCATCCATTCTGAGATATATGTCTTGTAAgacaaaattttataaattaagaagTCATTAAATAAGACTTAAAAAGAGAATACTACTCTATAATCTCTTTTTTACAATATTCACTctattcttattaattatagtataattaaaatagataaatttataAAGTGATGTATTCTTCTCATCAATATTCTTTCATAAACTTTTCATACTTTTGGAAAGATGCGCTATCAACGAAGAATTTTTAGCAAGAGTAAAATTGAGAAAATAAGTCAAAATGAGtaaaaatgatttatggttCAGAATTTTTATCCATCTCTTAAATGGCAAATAATTCAGAACGGATGAAGTCcaagattttaaaaattaattaaagtttgaGTTGTTTTTTGTTACTTAAACTTTgagcccgtttgttttacctactgtttgctgttgctgttatcTGTTTAccgttacggtttgctgtttgctgttggaaaaagctgctttttcaaaaagcagagattctctgcttttgtaaaaggctgcttttcgggtgtaaaaggcaaacaggagatcactaaccaaacacctaatgctgcttttcaattgtaaaaggaaaacaggaggtcactaacgaaacacctaaaactctccattttgaagtAAAAAGGCAAAAGGAGTCTGAAAAGGAGCAACTAAACACCCTCTTTGTATACGAGATAAGATATCATCAATATATTAATGTGTTACAAAATCAAATGGAGGTAATAAAATAGCAAATAAATTCAAAGATACCCTATGTTTAGTGTAAATGAATTTGTTAACAAAATTTTAGATATTGATATACAAattcaaatttaaattaattgaaagttaaaaaaaactaagaaaataatacttgtagcatatattaattttagttatataATGTTGGTTTTATTTGAAGTAAATTTTAAGATAGATAGAATAATAAATGGGAAAATTACAGAGAAATTCATCtttcaaaaactatttacaactacgtcaagtcataattttagattatgtcaaactagtaaaatcagtactttaatacattttctacggtttatgatttatgaattggagtctacattttttaaattatggtgtaaaattataatatatagagaataatgacatattaagaattaagtttggtgatatgacttagttgtaattttgtacttaattatgatattcatgtatttgacccataaTAAATTTACATACAAATAGACTTGTTCGTGATATTAGGCCCAAGTCCAAAGTGTTGGACTTATAGATAACAGAAAATGATAGGattatttatgaaaattataattaggTAAAAAATTACTATTAAATCTTattactaaaataattttttatatgtcattttttttatatatatcatAAACAAAATATTAGATCCTAATTCATAAAtattaaaccctaaaaaatatatcttagattcataatttataatttataaatcttagtacttaaaatatattaaaaataatggtttacttaatttaacataattcaaattataacctGACATAATTATAATactttttaaaaatgaatttctgtgtaaatttTTCAAAAGGATGTTAACCTCCATCTTTCcatctatttttgaattttaGACTGAATTTGAAATCTATAAAAATAACATGGACCGATCCAATTCATTTATTACACAtaaattttaagtataaatCCGTTAATTCAGCCCGAGGATGAAGATGGCAGTCCACTGATACAGATTTGTTACaatttcataataataataatattttttttcaagaaataataataacactTACTAAACTACAAAAGAAGGCATAGGTTTCCATTGCATGTATTTATGATAGGTGTTGGTTTAATTTTAGGTGTTATAAGAATACTAAATTCagtattttatatatacattgaagCCAAGTATAACATATAGCTATATTTCTGTAATTTTGGTATTATTATTGTATATAATATGGTCCATTCGTCCCTaccaaagaaaataaataaataaataatttatgcaACCCAAATTAATTGTAATGAATTGATGGAAATGGGTTATGTTATGTGTGCATTCATTATCTAGGGGCCTATTCTTAataattcttatttttaaaaaagCCCATAAGAAaatcatttttaaattttaatttttacatttaatttaTGTAGCCCCATTAACTAATAATAATGCCCTTATATTCGTACCTGAGTGAGTGATAGTGTACACTCCAGCTAAGCTAATCAAATGTCCCAATCACTTTATTAACAAATTATTAACTTTTTGTCATTAATCTTCATCTCCTAATCTGTTTTTTTGCTTGGTGAAGCTTAAATACTTACACGTGTCTATCATGTGTAGTATCACTAAAATTAATTACCTAATAAACATAACTAATTATTTAACTTAACCCCGAATTTACAAACCATGTCGTTTTGATAAAGGTTTGATAAGAACGTTGTATACTAGTTGTTTGTGTGTTAAAATAGATAGTAAATGAATCATATCATGTCTCAGACAAAATGATTATCCAACTCGATGTGTTTTGTCCTTTCAGGAAAAACATGATTGTTGGAAATGTAGATGGAAGAATCGTTATCACAAAATAGTATGACCGTTTTTGTATGCTGAATGCTAATATAATCGAACATGGACAAACTGCATTGAATTTCACAAGTTGTAAATGGTAATGCTCTATATTATGCTTCGCTTGAACTCTTTGTTATACATTTGGTTACTTCTTACTTTTCCAGGAGCTGAGAGAATTATTAAAGAAAGACTATGTAAGTTGTCAGTGATCTTCTTGTATCTACACAACTAAGTCAGTTTGAATCATTAAATGTTCGTAGATGTAAGCTAGAAGAAGTTGGATAAAATAATCCTTTAGTCGGTTCCTTCTTCAAACATTGCAAAATTTGGTGACTGCTTGAAGATGAACATGTGTGTGAGAGTCAATGAATTGAGTTAAAGAATTAACAGCAAATAATATGCCTGGTCTTGTGTTTGTCAAATATAACAACTTGCCAACCAATCTTTTGTATTACTGCTTATTTTTAAGAGCATTCCCACttattttttacaatttaaCAGTCTGATCTGTTTGTGTCTTTGATAGTTTGCAACCCAAATATTCTACTTTTGCCAACAAATCTAATACATATTTCCTTTGGCATATTGAAATACCATTTGTATTTTTAGCAACTTTTATTCCTAAGAAAACTTATAAGGTACAAAGatctttaattttaaaattataatctaAAAACAGTTTAATAAACGCAATTTCTTTTATATAGTTACTTGTCAATATTATATCATAACACATACAAGTAAAAAGTTAAGCTATGAGTATGTTTTCTTTACATACAATGATTGGTAAAAATGATATCTAACATATGCATTTGCTCATAACACCTCATAGAGCTTAGAAGACCATACTTATGCCAGACCATATAATGACTTAACAAGTCTACATAACTGATTTGgcttttttgttttaaaaccaAGAGGCAATGACGTATGCACCTCTTCATACAAATCACCATGTAAAAATTCattgttaatatttgattgatacaAACCCCAATTTTTAATACTAGGTATAACAAGAACTAATCTAACAATCGGATTTTCACAATATGTGTATAACCTTTGGTAACAAGCCTAGCTTTTATAATTTCTAAAGTTCCACTAGACTTACATTTAACTTTAAAAACCCATCTATAATCAATAGGCTGCTTACTTTGAGGAAAATCAGTTAATTGCAGTATGTTGGTGAGTTCTAAAGCTTCAATCTCTTCATCCATTGCATCTAGTCGACACTTGTTTTGTATAGCTTGTTTATATGTTTTTGGcttacaaataatatatatgttcaaaatatatttttttatatgcatTAGATGACCTATTATAACTGATCATATATTCGATAGATACTTGATATTAGTATGAGATAAAATAGTGAAGAGTCAATTAACACTAGAAAATATATGTAGTAGATAATAATTTATTACAATAAAACTCTGTAAGATACTATACATAATGCTTTTCTTACTCGAGTATATTTTCTTATTGGTTTCTCACATGTAATTATAGGTTTTTCAAAATGAATAAAATCTATTGTTTCAACAACTACAACCTGCTTATATGAGACATTATTGTCTTCACGATGTTCACTAATTATTGCTTTAGGTACAATAGTTGTTGCAGGTACAATATTATGTTGCATACCAACATCATTCAAATCTTTATAGTGCATATAATACGAATTAATATTGAAACGAGTTGATCTTAatcttaaattaataaaaagattcTTCTCAAGCCTaacttgaaggagttaatccccattttttacggactaaatccatagAAAATAACAATCCCACATTGTTGAAGGTGTAAACGTTTAACAAAACTTCAAAGAGAAGATAATagttttttattaatgaaaagTTAAGTTTATCCTTACAATAGGGAGGCTTATATAGCTCTCCCAATTAAAATGCAAAAGACACAACTAACTTAGCTAAGGTTACGAGATTATAAAGAAAGGTAGAGGTAAGATGAGAAAGGGAGACCAAAATGGCATTTATGAAATTAAAACTAAATGACAAAATAGTACATAATGAGTGGCATAAACAGTAATTAAAGGAAGTCGGAAATTCTGACAGAACTTGTCCTTTATGTTCCCAGCCCTTTTTAGGTTGGAAAAGCAGGGCCACAAGACATGTGGGATGTGGCCTTTAGCTCGTCACGTCCACTCGATGTGTGCCCCACGTCGAGTAGCCCAATTTAGAAGCTTCCTTTTGCTGGACACGAGCTCCACACGGCGTGTAGGATGTGACATACCGTGTGGGTTAGTCTTTGAGCCTTTTCTCCATGCATTCGCCCTTACTTCGTATCTCGTTTGACTTCCTTTATTGTGACTCGAATCCTTGACGAAGATGCTCGCATCATTCACTCCCTCTTGAAAAGAACCTGACCTCAAGTTTCTTGTTGTGTATGGAAGAAACTCGTGGGTCTTGAACGGGCTCAAAGCTCTCAGATTGAGCTAAGGTGTTGTTCGAAATGAGTTCAAGAAGGTCATTCCACAAATTTTCGGATTCACTTTCTTCACACATACTTCACCCCACATTTTAACTTCTAACTTGCCCCGGTTCTCATCTTCCTCGACAGTCGTTTTCCACTCTCTACTGACATCAAATGGGACATCTCGACGAAGCTTATCAAACCAATCCCTCATAAAATCTTGCATTCTCTTCCAACTTCCCATGGTATATCGATCGGACCAACCCCGAACCTAAT comes from Euphorbia lathyris chromosome 8, ddEupLath1.1, whole genome shotgun sequence and encodes:
- the LOC136203476 gene encoding uncharacterized protein, producing the protein MGDLCQYVNGDITDWHSTSHLVGLASSEYYLSEKDQRNQAVFANYDAVSNTSLHADSFGICSSVDSFITHLVNLTAYLMHRFIRFIEDLALQDINGCSENLEPHPSALHSRSFSNNTCKCDGEGCTSSPRYCTDDTSSEVHDGRALDIGEELLVDTTYEIIQTSQTQRGICIVTQGLMLPFFGIKLAWRLALASLRCPFYCIRCAQAEVRSLKSRVHKTLLGSSDDIGWLQHTPGMAPTQDGTAKFLELLENIRNGEQTLPNSFVYLLVPGLFSNLGPLYFVSTKRFFSKMGLACHIAKIHSEASVEHNARELKHYIEELYWGSGKRVMLLGHSKGGVDAAAALALYWSDLKNKVAGLALVQSPYGGTPLASDILRDGQIADKETRKIMEFLICKLIKGDIRALEDLTYDKRREFIMKHKLPEEIPIVSFHSEASIGPGVLATMSQVAQAELPWLPLSILGVSEADDTLQVGCQVPVVMPLSAAMAVCALHLQLRYGEKSDGLVTRCDAEVPGSVVVRPDKKLDHAWMVLSSLKKDPNEPDCSEMCQALLTMLVELGKIKESDSENTGLSE